In Erigeron canadensis isolate Cc75 chromosome 6, C_canadensis_v1, whole genome shotgun sequence, the following are encoded in one genomic region:
- the LOC122605159 gene encoding oleosin 1-like has product MTDIYRQEGRGKQQQYWGGGGDQQHDQHLWGGSYYGQQHQQQSWAYQAAKVITAATAGGSLLILSGLTLAGTVIALTIATPLLVIFSPVLVPALITVFTLATGMFASGGFGVAAVTVLTWMYRYMTGDRPAGANSLDQATHKLGSKAREFKDRSEHAMGGGGHYGTGGGLHTGGAGVGIHAGAGGGTYSS; this is encoded by the coding sequence ATGACCGACATTTACCGCCAAGAAGGTCGAggaaaacaacaacaatattggggtggtggtggtgatcagCAACACGACCAGCACCTTTGGGGTGGCTCGTACTACGGCCAGCAGCATCAGCAGCAGTCATGGGCTTATCAGGCAGCTAAAGTGATCACCGCAGCAACAGCCGGCGGGTCACTACTCATTCTCTCAGGACTAACTCTTGCAGGGACAGTGATCGCACTAACCATCGCTACGCCACTGTTGGTCATATTTAGCCCTGTACTAGTTCCAGCTTTGATCACTGTGTTTACTTTGGCAACTGGGATGTTTGCATCAGGTGGTTTCGGTGTCGCGGCCGTTACGGTTTTGACATGGATGTATAGGTACATGACTGGTGATCGTCCAGCTGGGGCGAATTCGTTGGACCAGGCCACACACAAGTTGGGTTCAAAAGCTCGGGAGTTTAAGGACCGAAGTGAACACGCTATGGGAGGAGGCGGCCACTATGGAACCGGAGGTGGCCTTCACACCGGAGGAGCCGGAGTTGGGATTCATGCTGGAGCAGGAGGAGGAACATATTCATCTTAG